In Hymenobacter volaticus, a single window of DNA contains:
- a CDS encoding SusC/RagA family TonB-linked outer membrane protein: MNLPPTNFPGRSGSRLLLSTTSLLLLNAFSPAASAQLLASTQRPHARPAAAEAVSLKHLLKQWEKQYKSIIAYDTELVGDKRVVAPSEVTTLDARLASVLPQVGLGYRKLHANDYVITPVAVERINKGANDSEQQDVTVAGKVVDGQGAGLPGVTVVVKGTTQGTSTGPDGSFSLLAPENSTLVFSFVGFARQEVAVQGATSSLRVTLAEDAKALNEVVVIGYGTQQKAEVTGAISTVAAPALENRPVTNVAQALQGTAPNLTIQQSSAEPGAGLNINIRGVGTLGNASPLVVVDGIAGSLNSLNPNDIESITVLKDAASAAIYGSRGANGVLLVTTKKGALNQQPVLSYNTLVGWQSPNFLRRPVTGLEFMQLKNEALVNSGQSPQFSPQQMRDFAAQGDYQWYLDAVLKKQALQQNHNLSLSGGSGKTRYLVSLGYVDQNSLLVGDNYGFKRLNARLNLNTQVTEKLSVGAILSYARVSTREHAFATEWIISDAVRIPVIYPLQDSLGNYVTPATSSDNPVNRLRNGGLRTNSNDNGYGNLNAEYEVIKGLKLRGLVGGDLWNYRMNEFTRSLQYVTLDGSPTSGGDGNNSVTDRTQRTLLTNYQATINYERALGQKHEVKALVGYSSEHYNDDRAGIRVINVPGNNFGVISNGTTYGNITDPSGGNHANGTYGNNEQWALNSVFGRLNYAFAGKYLLEGSFRYDGSSRFASNKRWGFFPSVSAGWRPLEENFLSFLQPSFSDLKVRGSIGQLGNQNIGLYRYLSTISTSPGTYTFGEQAVPGANFSTANRDITWETATMGNIGVDAAFFKNALSISFDYFDKRTSDILIDLPVAGAFGAGAPTQNAASVRNQGWEVSATYRLRTERGFNQSLTLNAADTRNLVTDTKGVETIRGGDATNIIREGYPINSYYGYRTDGIYQTLEETNAGPKPAFVSPGALRPGDIRYVDRNGDGVINQDDRYVLGNPFPRYTFGATYTADYKGFDLVVFVQGVGKRNLYIRGEGVEAFHNNWENVYAQHLDRWTPTNTDASYPRLTIGTASTNNNQGSDYWLRNGAYARLKNVQLGYTLPTTLTSKAGIEQLRIFVSGQDLLTISHLRKIGFDPEISEFSESVGLGGGTGSSGRVYPSVRLVTLGLNVSF, encoded by the coding sequence ATGAACCTACCTCCTACTAATTTCCCTGGCAGATCCGGTTCTCGCTTATTGCTTTCCACAACAAGTTTGTTGTTGCTAAATGCATTTAGCCCGGCCGCCTCAGCCCAGCTACTAGCCTCGACGCAGCGGCCACACGCGCGGCCGGCGGCCGCTGAGGCCGTTTCCCTCAAACACCTGCTTAAGCAGTGGGAAAAGCAGTACAAGAGCATTATTGCCTACGACACCGAACTTGTCGGCGACAAGCGCGTGGTTGCCCCGAGCGAGGTAACTACGCTTGACGCCCGCCTGGCGAGTGTGCTGCCCCAAGTGGGCTTGGGCTATAGAAAACTACATGCAAACGATTACGTCATCACTCCTGTCGCGGTTGAACGCATCAATAAAGGTGCAAACGATTCCGAACAGCAAGACGTCACGGTTGCGGGCAAAGTAGTTGATGGCCAGGGAGCGGGACTGCCCGGCGTGACGGTGGTCGTGAAAGGCACCACCCAGGGCACTAGCACCGGCCCCGATGGCAGCTTTTCCTTGCTCGCCCCAGAAAACAGCACCCTCGTTTTCAGCTTCGTTGGCTTTGCCCGCCAAGAAGTTGCGGTTCAAGGTGCAACCAGCAGCCTCAGGGTAACTTTGGCGGAAGACGCTAAAGCCCTGAACGAAGTCGTGGTAATCGGCTACGGCACTCAGCAAAAGGCCGAAGTAACCGGAGCTATCAGCACAGTAGCGGCGCCCGCGCTGGAAAATCGGCCCGTAACCAACGTGGCGCAAGCACTCCAAGGCACCGCTCCCAACCTCACAATTCAGCAAAGCAGCGCCGAGCCGGGAGCAGGCCTCAACATCAACATCCGGGGCGTGGGTACCCTCGGCAATGCTTCACCGCTGGTAGTAGTAGACGGCATTGCTGGCTCGCTTAACTCGCTTAATCCCAACGACATTGAAAGCATTACGGTGCTGAAAGATGCTGCGTCGGCAGCCATCTACGGTTCGCGGGGAGCCAACGGAGTTTTGCTTGTTACCACGAAAAAAGGGGCACTCAACCAGCAGCCCGTGTTAAGTTACAACACGCTGGTGGGGTGGCAGTCCCCCAACTTTTTGCGTCGCCCCGTCACGGGTCTTGAATTTATGCAACTCAAAAATGAGGCGCTGGTCAACTCGGGGCAGAGTCCGCAGTTCAGCCCCCAGCAGATGCGCGACTTCGCGGCCCAGGGCGACTACCAATGGTACCTCGATGCGGTGCTGAAAAAGCAAGCCCTGCAGCAAAACCACAACCTTAGCCTCAGCGGTGGCTCGGGCAAAACCCGTTACCTGGTGTCGCTGGGTTACGTGGACCAAAACAGCCTGCTGGTAGGCGACAACTACGGGTTCAAGCGCCTCAACGCTCGCTTGAATCTGAACACCCAAGTCACCGAGAAGCTGTCGGTGGGCGCTATTCTCTCCTACGCCCGCGTGAGCACCCGGGAGCACGCCTTCGCTACCGAATGGATTATCAGCGACGCGGTGCGCATTCCCGTCATTTATCCGCTCCAGGACTCGCTGGGCAACTACGTGACGCCGGCTACGTCGAGCGACAACCCGGTGAACCGATTGCGGAATGGGGGCTTGCGCACCAACTCCAACGACAACGGCTACGGCAACCTCAACGCGGAGTACGAAGTGATTAAGGGCTTGAAGCTGCGTGGCCTCGTGGGCGGCGACCTGTGGAACTACCGCATGAACGAGTTTACGCGCAGCTTGCAATACGTGACGCTCGACGGCTCGCCTACTTCGGGCGGCGACGGCAACAACTCGGTTACGGACCGCACCCAGCGCACCCTGCTCACCAACTACCAGGCGACCATCAACTACGAGCGCGCCCTAGGGCAGAAGCACGAAGTAAAGGCCTTGGTTGGCTATTCGAGTGAGCACTACAACGACGACCGCGCGGGTATTCGCGTTATCAACGTGCCGGGCAACAACTTCGGCGTCATCAGCAACGGTACCACCTACGGCAACATCACCGACCCTAGCGGCGGCAACCACGCCAACGGCACCTACGGCAACAACGAGCAGTGGGCGCTGAACTCGGTATTCGGCCGTCTGAACTATGCTTTTGCTGGCAAGTATCTCCTCGAAGGTAGCTTCCGGTACGATGGCTCGTCGCGGTTTGCGAGCAACAAGCGTTGGGGCTTCTTCCCGTCGGTGTCGGCGGGCTGGCGGCCGCTGGAGGAGAACTTCTTGAGTTTCTTGCAGCCAAGCTTCAGTGATTTGAAAGTGCGGGGCTCGATTGGGCAACTCGGCAACCAGAACATTGGCTTGTACCGCTACTTGAGCACGATCAGCACCTCGCCGGGCACTTACACGTTTGGCGAGCAGGCCGTGCCAGGTGCCAACTTCAGCACGGCCAACCGCGACATCACGTGGGAAACGGCCACAATGGGCAATATCGGTGTGGATGCCGCCTTCTTCAAGAATGCCCTGTCGATTAGCTTCGATTACTTCGACAAGCGCACCAGCGACATCCTGATTGACTTGCCGGTAGCCGGCGCCTTCGGGGCGGGCGCTCCGACCCAGAACGCGGCTAGCGTCCGCAACCAAGGGTGGGAAGTTTCGGCCACCTACCGCCTGCGCACCGAGCGCGGTTTCAACCAGAGTCTGACCCTCAACGCCGCCGACACCCGCAACTTGGTGACCGATACCAAGGGCGTGGAAACCATCCGGGGCGGTGACGCGACCAACATCATCCGCGAGGGCTACCCCATCAACTCGTACTACGGCTACCGCACGGATGGCATCTATCAAACGCTAGAGGAAACCAATGCGGGTCCTAAGCCCGCCTTCGTGTCGCCTGGCGCGCTACGCCCCGGCGATATCCGCTACGTGGACCGCAACGGCGACGGTGTCATCAACCAAGACGACCGCTACGTGCTCGGCAATCCGTTCCCGCGCTACACCTTCGGGGCTACCTACACGGCCGATTACAAAGGGTTTGATTTGGTGGTGTTCGTGCAGGGTGTAGGCAAGCGCAATTTGTACATCCGCGGAGAAGGGGTGGAAGCCTTTCACAACAACTGGGAAAACGTGTACGCCCAACACCTCGACCGCTGGACGCCGACCAACACCGATGCCTCGTACCCCCGCCTGACCATCGGTACGGCTTCTACCAACAACAACCAAGGGTCAGATTACTGGCTGCGCAATGGCGCGTACGCCCGCCTCAAAAACGTGCAGCTCGGCTATACCCTACCGACCACGCTTACCAGCAAAGCCGGTATTGAGCAGCTACGCATCTTCGTGTCGGGACAAGATTTGCTGACCATCAGCCACTTGCGCAAAATTGGGTTTGATCCTGAAATCTCGGAGTTCAGCGAGAGCGTGGGCCTAGGTGGTGGCACGGGCAGCAGTGGCCGCGTGTATCCGAGCGTGCGCCTGGTGACCCTCGGTCTTAATGTTTCTTTCTAA
- a CDS encoding FecR family protein: MHTEINYETCLRYVRGETTLEEARTVRAWLADPANELLAQYWMSQQALESEPVRPADGNDPYDYASMRENIYARMQLDSIPTASAARPVMWRRWAAAAAVVGAVAGTSWLVHERGQVAEPTVASYATPYGQTRVVQLPDGSEVTLNAHSTVRYAATPNSERPREVWLDGEAYFSVKHMPNHQPFVVHTTAGLNVEVLGTKFTVYRRHEQARVVLLSGKVQVAFADTTKAKVILKPGELLETSDQNPSKVVHQAVQAAPYAAWADGKLVFEATTIADIATRLQDTYGVEVVVASPALKQRKFTGTFPSNNLDLLCENLAATFNLQIVRRQNQVILSNHPSSHHNP, encoded by the coding sequence ATGCACACAGAAATCAACTATGAAACCTGCCTGCGCTATGTACGGGGCGAAACCACGCTGGAGGAAGCGCGGACTGTTCGCGCATGGCTCGCAGACCCGGCCAACGAGCTGCTCGCCCAGTATTGGATGAGCCAGCAGGCCCTGGAGTCCGAGCCGGTGCGCCCCGCCGATGGCAACGACCCGTACGACTACGCCAGCATGCGGGAAAACATCTATGCGCGTATGCAACTAGACAGCATCCCTACGGCTAGCGCAGCTCGTCCCGTAATGTGGCGCCGCTGGGCGGCCGCCGCTGCCGTGGTAGGCGCAGTAGCGGGCACCAGCTGGCTGGTGCATGAGCGCGGCCAAGTTGCCGAGCCCACGGTTGCTAGCTACGCTACGCCTTACGGCCAAACCCGCGTGGTGCAACTGCCCGACGGGTCGGAGGTAACCTTGAACGCGCATTCTACGGTGCGCTACGCCGCCACACCCAATTCCGAACGCCCCCGCGAGGTGTGGCTGGACGGGGAAGCCTACTTTTCGGTGAAGCACATGCCCAACCACCAGCCGTTTGTAGTGCATACCACAGCGGGCCTCAATGTGGAAGTGCTTGGCACCAAGTTTACCGTGTATCGGCGGCACGAGCAGGCCCGCGTGGTACTGCTCTCGGGTAAGGTACAGGTAGCTTTCGCCGACACCACCAAAGCCAAGGTGATCCTCAAGCCCGGAGAATTGCTGGAAACTTCCGATCAGAATCCTAGCAAAGTGGTGCACCAAGCTGTTCAGGCCGCACCCTACGCCGCCTGGGCCGACGGCAAACTAGTCTTTGAGGCCACTACCATTGCCGACATTGCCACTCGCCTGCAAGACACCTACGGGGTGGAGGTGGTGGTAGCTAGTCCGGCTTTAAAGCAACGCAAGTTCACGGGCACTTTCCCGAGCAATAACTTGGATCTGCTCTGCGAAAACCTAGCGGCAACCTTCAATCTGCAAATCGTTCGTCGGCAAAACCAAGTTATCTTGTCTAATCACCCTTCATCCCACCACAATCCATGA
- a CDS encoding RNA polymerase sigma-70 factor, whose product MKVVREFSDPSCLERLQKNDTAAFDLLFDQHAPGLCRFVHGYLKSHADAEEVVQDCFLKLWERRHEFDKGIVFKTYLYTSAYRAILKQLRRQRYWVFEDCDGEVLIEEGNPGKIMEYQELEQLYQLAVAQLPSRRRQIFALSRQSGLSHAMIANELNISVKCVENQMTHALKFMKLYFQAHGVSLGLVFLLLS is encoded by the coding sequence TTGAAAGTCGTACGAGAATTTTCAGATCCATCCTGCTTAGAACGCCTCCAGAAAAATGACACGGCGGCTTTCGACTTGCTGTTCGATCAGCACGCGCCTGGCTTGTGCCGATTCGTGCACGGCTACTTGAAGAGCCACGCCGACGCCGAAGAGGTGGTGCAGGATTGCTTTCTGAAGCTTTGGGAGCGGCGCCATGAATTCGATAAGGGTATAGTTTTCAAGACCTATCTCTACACTTCCGCTTACCGCGCTATCTTAAAGCAACTGCGGCGCCAGCGGTATTGGGTGTTCGAGGATTGCGATGGAGAAGTGCTCATCGAAGAAGGCAATCCGGGCAAAATAATGGAGTACCAGGAGCTAGAGCAGCTGTACCAGCTAGCGGTAGCGCAGCTGCCTTCGCGTCGGCGTCAGATATTTGCCTTGAGCCGGCAGAGTGGTCTTTCGCACGCAATGATTGCCAACGAGTTGAATATTTCAGTGAAGTGCGTGGAAAACCAGATGACGCATGCCCTGAAGTTTATGAAGCTGTACTTTCAAGCGCACGGCGTATCGTTGGGGCTTGTTTTTTTACTGCTCTCGTAG